The genomic region GGCCGACTCTTTCGCTACGCTGCTTCTTGAAAACCTTCAGCCTCGGCCCGGCCGGGGCGGCTGGCACGGCGGGCCAACGCCCGTCGGATCTCTTCGCGGTGTGTCGGCCGAGCAAGCGGCCTGGATCCCTGCACCTGGTCGCAATAGCATATGGCAGCTCGCCCTTCACATCGCCTATTGGAACTACGCAGTCCGGCGCCGGCTCGAGGGTGGCAGCAGAGGACGGTTCGCGCGGTCACCGGCGAACTTCCCAGGAGTGCCCGAGCGGGCAGACGCTGAGGCGTGGCTCGCCGATGTAGCGCTCGTCAAAGCCGAACACGAACAGCTCGCAGGGACAATCGCGAGAATCCCGTCGAGTCGATACTCGACCGCACTCGCCGACGGAAAGCGGTGGACCATCGGTGAGCTGATAGTTGGCATTGCCCAGCACGATGCGTATCACACGGGTCAGATCCAGCTGATCAAGCGCTTGTGGCAGGCTGCGCAATCGACGCGTTAACCAATGCATATGGAATACTATGAAAGCATTCTATGGAGACGTCTGGACGTTCCCGGCCACGAGGTGGCGGAGCAGCGGCAGACTGTCCATGGCTGGCAGCTTCGCGGCGTTGCGGTGTTTGCGCATGAGGATCGACCATGCCGCGTGGAATACGACATCCGCTGTGACGAAAACTGGCAGACCGAGCTCGTCACGCTCAGCGGCAACGTGGGTGAAAGGACAATCGCGATGGAGCTCCTTCGGAATCCCGCTGGCGAGTGGTCAATGCACGGGAGCAAGGTGTGGGAGCTGACGGACTGCGACGACGTCGACCTCAACTTCAGCCCGAGCACTAACATGCTTCCCATCCGTCGCCTCGGACTTGCGGTGGGTAAAAACGCGGGCGTACGCGCGGCGTGGGTACGATTCCCTGAATTCACCCTCGAGGTTCTGGAGCAGACATACTCACGCATCGGGCCCACGAGCTACCGGTACGAGAGCGCGAACGGAAAATTCCGCCGCGATCTAACGATAGACGAAGCGGGCTTCGTTCTCGAGTATCCGGATTTCTGGCGGGCGGAAGCTAGATGGGGACTAGGGGGGCCTGAGGCGAAGCGATAGTCGGCTGTCTCACTGCCCTGTCGGGAACGTCTCGGGAACGTCACCGTCGAGCTTCGCGGGTATGTGCAGCGGATCAACCGCCCTCGACTCGTCCACGAAAAGGAATGCGTCGTACCGCTGCGGCAGTATCGTGGGCACGTAGTTCCCCCAGCTCTCGGTGCGGGGATCGTACACTACCCCGATAGCACGGTGCCCGCGCGGCTCGCGCAGGGCAACCATGGGTTCTTCCTGGGCCTCAAAAAGAAAAAGACCATTCCGGCCCAGGGACTGGTGCATCGCCGCCTCGCAGCTGCCGCCGCGTGCTTCAGGAACGTGCATCCGCTCCATCGGTGCGCCCCACTCGCGGCCGGCGATCACGCTGCCCTTGTAGGTGCCAAACCCCACGAGCACGACGCCCTCCTGCTCATGCTTCTGTCGCACGAGCTGGCCGACATTCACCATGCCCGCGCGCGCCATGTCGGTGAACCTCGCATCGCCGATGTGCGTGTTGTGCTCCCAGACGATCGCTTTCGCCTTCGGTCCGTGATGCTTCATCAGCCGATCTAGCGTGTCCGTCATGTGATGATCGCGGACGTTCCACGACGTCGGCCCGCCGCGTACCATCGTGCGATAGTAGAGCTCGGCGTTTTTCGCGATTAGCGCATTCTGCTCGGCGTCGAAGTAGTCGTCGGTGCCTGCGGCTTTCTCGCGGTAATCGTCCGCCCGCGAGCGCAGAGCGACGAGAGCCGCAACGGCCTCCGCCTGGCAGGAGATCGGGACTAAAGCCGTGGCGCGCGCATACTCCTGCGCATCCTCGTTGTACGGCTCGAAGCAGGAATAAGCGCGCCGGGCGTGGGCGACTGCCGCCGGATCTACGCGCTCGAGGTAGCGGATCACGGAATCCATTGACTCCCAGAGCGAGTAAACGTCGAGACCGTAGAACCCGACCTTGCGCTCATCGAGTGCGCGCTCATTGTGAGCGCGCAGCCAGCGGACGAGCTGAGCGACCTCCTGGTTCGCCCACATCCACGTTGGCCACCGCTCGAACGCGTGCAGCACGTCCTCGGCGGTCTCTCCCCCGTCTCCTTTGACGTACCGATTCACTTTGTAGCAGTCAGGCCAGTCGCCTTCCACGGCGATGAACGAGAACCGTTTTTCGGTGACGAGACGGCGTGTGATCTCCGTACGCCAGGTGTAAAACTCCGAAGTGCCGTGTGTTGCTTCCCCCAGCAACACGAACCTCGCATCCCCTATCATCTCGATGAGAGGGTCGACATGAACGGGCCCATCGAGCGGGAGCGCGATGTTCGCGATCTCTCCGATGAGAGCCTTGCCGGTCGATTGCGGACGTGCGTTTCGCGCGAAAGGGCTCATGGAGGAATCCGGAGAGACTCACCTCACCCATGCAAATTTCACGCGCCCGGGGCGGTCACCTGTTCCCACCGCCATTCAGGGCACAGTTCTTCCCTTTGCGAGGGCCGACTCTTTCTGAGAAAGATTTTCCGACACGCGACACGGTCATGGGAGCTCGAGGCAGTTCGCGGGCGCCGGGAACTCGACGTTTTCTGGACGAAACTCGACGCGGACACAACACCTTCCGAACAGCTCGATCTCGAATCGCTGAAAGCAGGCCGTATAGTTTGAGGCTACCCCGCCACCCGCTTTGAGCCGCGATTTACGGCC from Gemmatimonadaceae bacterium harbors:
- a CDS encoding DinB family protein, yielding MADSFATLLLENLQPRPGRGGWHGGPTPVGSLRGVSAEQAAWIPAPGRNSIWQLALHIAYWNYAVRRRLEGGSRGRFARSPANFPGVPERADAEAWLADVALVKAEHEQLAGTIARIPSSRYSTALADGKRWTIGELIVGIAQHDAYHTGQIQLIKRLWQAAQSTR
- a CDS encoding putative glycolipid-binding domain-containing protein gives rise to the protein MEYYESILWRRLDVPGHEVAEQRQTVHGWQLRGVAVFAHEDRPCRVEYDIRCDENWQTELVTLSGNVGERTIAMELLRNPAGEWSMHGSKVWELTDCDDVDLNFSPSTNMLPIRRLGLAVGKNAGVRAAWVRFPEFTLEVLEQTYSRIGPTSYRYESANGKFRRDLTIDEAGFVLEYPDFWRAEARWGLGGPEAKR
- a CDS encoding erythromycin esterase family protein gives rise to the protein MSPFARNARPQSTGKALIGEIANIALPLDGPVHVDPLIEMIGDARFVLLGEATHGTSEFYTWRTEITRRLVTEKRFSFIAVEGDWPDCYKVNRYVKGDGGETAEDVLHAFERWPTWMWANQEVAQLVRWLRAHNERALDERKVGFYGLDVYSLWESMDSVIRYLERVDPAAVAHARRAYSCFEPYNEDAQEYARATALVPISCQAEAVAALVALRSRADDYREKAAGTDDYFDAEQNALIAKNAELYYRTMVRGGPTSWNVRDHHMTDTLDRLMKHHGPKAKAIVWEHNTHIGDARFTDMARAGMVNVGQLVRQKHEQEGVVLVGFGTYKGSVIAGREWGAPMERMHVPEARGGSCEAAMHQSLGRNGLFLFEAQEEPMVALREPRGHRAIGVVYDPRTESWGNYVPTILPQRYDAFLFVDESRAVDPLHIPAKLDGDVPETFPTGQ